DNA sequence from the Sulfurimonas sediminis genome:
TCCCTTCAAGAGGGTTTGCAATACACCAGTTTATCATCTCGCCCATTGTCGCTACTTTGCCTAATTGTTTTTGAAACTTGGGATATGTCTCCGGATGCGTGTTAGTTGCATTTGGATGGCATTCATTACATGTAACGGTGTTCGTTCCCAGCTTTGTATCTGTAAATACTTTTCTTCCCTCTTTGACAACACTTTTATACTCAGCACTCCCGAAGTCAAGATCCTTTTGTGTAAACTGGTCTGCATAGAGTCCGTTTTGTATAAATACAGCAGCACTTAACAGTATAATTGATTTTAATACTTTTTTCATAATTAACTCCTTAATAATGTCTCTGTGAAGGTATTTTCTGATGTTGATATTTTATATCTTCAGGCTCTTGCGTTTTTTCATTGTATGCTACCGTTCTGTTCTCATTATTTGGAAGTTGAAAATGTAAGTCAACTCTTCCAGAGTGCACATCAATCATCTCCCAGCCAGTTGCATCACGCTCAAAAAATGGATCGGCACGATTCATCTCAATGGTAAGTTTTGGCATATAACTTGTACCTTGTGTATAAGTTTTCGGATACGGCCACGGCCATGCTGTTGACATTACAGAATTAAAAGCTATATTGCCGATTTTATTATATTGAATCTGATGGACATGACCATAAATAACATTTACTTTTTTAAAAGGTTTTAAAATCGCTTGAATCTGTTCTGCATCATCAGTCCAGAAATTCCAACCCTTATATATCTTTTGTAAAGGAGAGTGAGAAAAAACAATAATAGGCGTCTCGTTAGAAATTGTACTCAAATCCTCTTTCAGCCATTGTCTTTGTTTCTCTCCAACCATAAATGCAGAACCGTTAGGATCATCCAAACCTGCCATGGTTTGCATTCTATCCATTGGATTTTTCCATTTATGTGTCCATTTTTCATCGACTAATATAGAATTAAGAACAACAATATGAACACCTTTATGATCAAAACTATAATATGGATCACCAAAACGATTCATCCAGTGTTCACCTAAATCAAGATAGTAATCATGCTCGCCCAGCATCATTTTCACAGGTGCTCTTAAAGCCGAAAGAATTTCCGCTCCGTGATCAATCTCTGCTGCTTTGCCAAGTTGTCCTAAATCCCCACCAAACAAAACAAAATCTGGTTTTGGATTCATTAAATTACACTCTGCAATCGCTTTTTTTAGTCCCATATCCCAGTTTCTGACAAATTTTGCCCCTTTAATTTGTTGCAAATGTGCATCAGAAATGACAGCAAAAGTAAAATTTTTACCTGATTTGCTACCATCTATATTATCAGCAAAAGCCACTTCAATGATGCTCATAGGTAAAATAGTACCCGCTGCTACAACGCTTGCCTTTTTAATAAAATCTCTTCTTTTCATTTTTCATCCTTTACATTCTCAAATTCCGAACTTGTAAGTGCTTTTAGAAAAGCAACTAAATCTGCCATCTGTTCTCCATTTAAATGAAGCGGTCGAATTCCCCCATCTAAAAATGGTGAATCCGGAGCATCTGGATTCAGTTTACCTCCAAAGTTGTAAAATGCAACAACTTCTTCAAGCGTACTCAAGCTTCCATCATGCATATAAGGCCAAGTCTTCTCTATATTTCGTAGTGAAGGTGTTTTAAAGGCACCTATCTCATCTACTTCATTTGTTACAACAAAGCGTCCAAGTTCAGAGAATTTTTTTTCAGCAAGAATAAGTTCATCACTTGCAAGGTTCTTTTTGTTCTTTCCTACCTGCTCTTTTTGTTGTGCAAGAATTTTTATATATTCAGAAGCAACTTCAGCTGTTTTCCCCTGGAGTGATTTAAATCCTACACCAATGTTGTAAAAACGGTTGTCAGTAAAGAGTGCCTGTGTTTGGCTGATTACATGGCAAGAAACACATCTGCCTTGACCGAGATAAATTTTCAGCCCCCTTTTTTCCTGTTCATTTAAAGCATTTTTATCACCCCCATACATGTAACGATCAAATTTTGAATTGCCAGATATAACTGTTCTCTCAAAACTTGCTATTGCCTTGGAAAAATGCTCTATCGAAATCTCTGAGGGCTTCACACCAAAAACTTTCTTGAACTCTTGTTTATAATATGCATCTTTTTTGAGCATATCGACTAAATCCTTCCATGAATGCAAGCCCCCTTCTACGGGATTAATCGGTGGGAGCTTAGATTGTTCTTCCAAACTAGCTACTCTTCCATCCCAAAACTGTGATGTATAGTAAGCAGAATTTATGACCGTAGGCGCATTCCTGGTCCCCACTCTTGTACCGTCTTTGTCTGTAAAGCCTTTTGAAACACTCAAGTGGTCCGTAAAAGCTTTTTCCCTTGCATGACAAGTAGCACAGCTCACTTTGCCATCAGCACTAAACCTTGGGTCATGAAATAATACATCCCCCAATTTTATTTTTGCCTCTGTTTGTGGATTATCTGCCGGAACTGGCACATCAGGCAGTCCCAACGGTGCAGCTTCTGCAATAACAGCAAAACCAGCATACACACAGATTTTTTTCCATAACTTCATCTTTTCCCCCTTTTTTCACATTGTTTTATACAACTCTTTATGAGCAACTTGAAAACCTCTTCCTATAAAAGAAAATAATTTTCTTTTAGTAATTATTATATTTTAATGCTTAAAAAGAACTGTAATGTAATAAAAAATTTTAAATAATTCATTGTGTGCCATGAATGGGAAAAAAATGAATAATTTATATAAGAAAAACATATAAATATAAAAGTGTTGAGGGGTAAGTACCTGTTGCTTAACAGGTATTGATGATACACATGACGTTTAGAAACTTAACAAGTTGTTTGTCATGTGCATGGATGAACGTTTATTTTACTATTTAAATATCATCTCTGTAGACATCCGTCATATCAAAATCATTTTCTGGTTCAATGGTAGGGATTGCATCCAAATCACTTGGATCCACTTCCACTGCTGAGAGATTATAATCTTTGCCCTGATAAAACTTTTGTTCTTTGGCATATTTTTGTTCTCTTTGCATCTGCTCCTGAATGTGTTTTTTCACCACATCACTCTTTTTTTCTACCGCAGAATTCTCTGCATTTGCTGCCATTACATGTAACGCTGTAAAGGCAAGACTCAACAATAGTTTTTTCATAACTTCCCCTTATTATTATTTTCACAATATATTATACCTGAAATAAATAGAAAAATAAATATGTTAATTTTTGGCTCTTTCTTTTTGAGATATAATTGCATTATGAATAACAATTCCATAACCATAAAATCTATTTTTCGCCTTGCCTGGCATAAAAAATCTGCACTGATAAAGGGGCAGATTTTTACTCTTTTGTCCATCATCGTCAGTGTACCGATTCCTCTGATGCTCCCTGTCATGGTTGATGAAGTTCTTTTGCACAAGCCGGAGTACATCGTTCCTGCCATTGACAGGCTTTTTGGCAGCGGTTCTGCTTTTTACTATATTGCGCTTGTTGCTTTTGCCGTTATCTTTTTGCGTTTTTTATACTATTTTTTAGGCGTTGTCAGTACAAAAATATTTACCGAAATTTCAAAATATGTTACCTTTATGGTCCGTTTTCGTCTCTTAAAACATCTCCAAAAAACCTCTATGAATGCCTATGAAACACTGGGAAGCGGTGCTATTTCTGCAAACCTTATTACCGATGTAAACACCCTTGATGCTTTTATAATGAGCAGTGCCTCACGCTTTGTAGCATCGGTTTTAACCCTCATTGCCGTTGGCATTGTGATGATAATCATCAATCCTGTTTTGGGCATACTCATACTTTTTGTGCAGCCGCTTATCATGTTTGTCAGCAAGAAAATGTCCGCACGCGTGGGAGAGCTCAAAAAAGAAGAAAACCAGGCAATTGCACAATTTCAGGAAAATATCGGCGAGACTCTGGAACTTTTTGGACAAATCAAAGCAAGTAACAAAGAGCAGCATTTTTTTGCCAAAGCGCTAGAACAGGCAAAAAAAATTCAGGATACTTCCAATGAATTTGGCTTTAAAAGTGTCGCCTATGAAAAGCTCTCTTATACAATCTTTTTAAGTGTTTTTGAACTCATCCGTGCTTCAGGACTGCTGCTTGTAGCCTACAGTGATCTGAGTATCGGTATGATGTTTGCCATGTTTGGCTACATCTGGTTTATTATGACACCGGTACAGGACATTCTCTCCATGCAGTACAGTTACGCCTCCGCCAAAGCTGCTTTAGAGCGTATAAACAAAGTTTTAACGCTCAAAACAGAAACAAGCGGGGAGAAAAAACTCACAGCAAACAGTGTTGATATTTCTGTGAAAAATTTATGTTTCAGTTATGCCTCAAGTGACAAACTCATTCTTAAAGGGATAACTTTTGATGTAGTATACGGCTCAAAAATAGCGCTTATCGGAGCAAGCGGCAGCGGCAAGACAACCCTTGCGCAGATAATTGCCGGTTTTTATGAAAAAACATCCGGTGAACTCCGGTACAATAACATACCAACAGAAGAACTCGACAAACACTCCGTGCGTCAAAAAATCTTTTTAGTCCTGCAGATGCCTATACTTTTCAATGCTTCACTGCGTTTTAATATTACAATGGGACATGAAGATGTCAGTGATGATGAAATTTACAAAGCCCTTGAAATCGCACAGCTGCAAGACATGCTCAAAAGTATGCCTAGTGGACTTGAGACCATAGTAGGACATCACGGCATCAGACTCTCAGGCGGGCAGAGACAAAGGCTGAGCATCGCCAGAATGATAATCGCGAATCCGAGTGTCGTCATTTTTGATGAATCAACCTCCGCCCTTGATGTGCATACCGAAGCCAAACTCTTTAGAGCACTCGCTCCCCTGCTTGAGCAAAAAACAGTCATCACCATTGCCCATCGTCTCAGCACCGTTAAAAATGCCGATATGATTTATGTCCTCAATGAGGGTGAAATAGTCCAACGGGGCACACATAAAGAACTTGAAGAACAAGAAGGACACTACAGCGAATTTCTCAAGGAGCAGTTGTTATAAAAAAGATAAAACAGGCACAAAAAGAACTTTTGGCATGGTATGAAAAAGCAGGCAGGCATGAACTTCCCTGGCGAAACACACAGGACATTTACCGTATATATCTCAGTGAAATTATGCTCCAACAAACACAGGTCAGCCGTGTACGGGATGAATACTATCCCCGGTTTTTGGAGAAATTTCCCACGCTGCAAAGCCTGGCAAATGCGTCGCTTGATGATGTTTTAGCAGCCTGGAGCGGATTGGGCTACTATTCGCGTGCAAGAAATCTTCATAAAACAGCCTATCTTGCACAGAAATCTCTGCCGACAGACTACAAAGAGCTGCTCTCTCTGCCCGGCATAGGGCAGTACACCGCAAGTGCCGTTTGCAGTTTCGGCTACAATCAAAGTATTCCCGTTGTCGATACAAACATAGCAAGAGTGCTCAAGCGTTATTTTGCTCTTTTACATGTAAAGGATAAAACCGTTTGGGAATATGCCCAAAAACTGCTTAATCACAAAGACCCAAAAAATCACAATCTTGCTCTTATGGATTTAGGTTCGCTTATCTGCCTACCAAAAAATCCAAAATGTGAAGAGTGTCCACTCCAACAAGAGTGTCAGGGAAAAACAGAAGCGGAATTATATACACAGACCAAGAAAAAAGAGTATGAATCCCTCGAACTTTTTTACGGTATTTGCATACAAAACGAAAAAATAGCACTTACCCCGGCTACAGGAAACATGTACAAAGGTATGCTTGAACTTCCCGCCGTCGATCCGATTGAAGAGGATTTTTTAGGTAGTTTCAAACACTCCTATACAAAATACCGCTTACATGTAAAGCTTTATCATCTAGACTCTTTTGAAAAAGCCATCTGGGTTAGCACGGATGCCTTACATGTAACA
Encoded proteins:
- a CDS encoding cytochrome-c peroxidase, with the translated sequence MKLWKKICVYAGFAVIAEAAPLGLPDVPVPADNPQTEAKIKLGDVLFHDPRFSADGKVSCATCHAREKAFTDHLSVSKGFTDKDGTRVGTRNAPTVINSAYYTSQFWDGRVASLEEQSKLPPINPVEGGLHSWKDLVDMLKKDAYYKQEFKKVFGVKPSEISIEHFSKAIASFERTVISGNSKFDRYMYGGDKNALNEQEKRGLKIYLGQGRCVSCHVISQTQALFTDNRFYNIGVGFKSLQGKTAEVASEYIKILAQQKEQVGKNKKNLASDELILAEKKFSELGRFVVTNEVDEIGAFKTPSLRNIEKTWPYMHDGSLSTLEEVVAFYNFGGKLNPDAPDSPFLDGGIRPLHLNGEQMADLVAFLKALTSSEFENVKDEK
- the mutY gene encoding A/G-specific adenine glycosylase, whose product is MAWYEKAGRHELPWRNTQDIYRIYLSEIMLQQTQVSRVRDEYYPRFLEKFPTLQSLANASLDDVLAAWSGLGYYSRARNLHKTAYLAQKSLPTDYKELLSLPGIGQYTASAVCSFGYNQSIPVVDTNIARVLKRYFALLHVKDKTVWEYAQKLLNHKDPKNHNLALMDLGSLICLPKNPKCEECPLQQECQGKTEAELYTQTKKKEYESLELFYGICIQNEKIALTPATGNMYKGMLELPAVDPIEEDFLGSFKHSYTKYRLHVKLYHLDSFEKAIWVSTDALHVTPISSLTKKALSTALNKKTM
- a CDS encoding c-type cytochrome, translated to MKKVLKSIILLSAAVFIQNGLYADQFTQKDLDFGSAEYKSVVKEGRKVFTDTKLGTNTVTCNECHPNATNTHPETYPKFQKQLGKVATMGEMINWCIANPLEGKKMALDNPKMTALIAYITHERKGVKLAPGKH
- a CDS encoding metallophosphoesterase family protein; translated protein: MKRRDFIKKASVVAAGTILPMSIIEVAFADNIDGSKSGKNFTFAVISDAHLQQIKGAKFVRNWDMGLKKAIAECNLMNPKPDFVLFGGDLGQLGKAAEIDHGAEILSALRAPVKMMLGEHDYYLDLGEHWMNRFGDPYYSFDHKGVHIVVLNSILVDEKWTHKWKNPMDRMQTMAGLDDPNGSAFMVGEKQRQWLKEDLSTISNETPIIVFSHSPLQKIYKGWNFWTDDAEQIQAILKPFKKVNVIYGHVHQIQYNKIGNIAFNSVMSTAWPWPYPKTYTQGTSYMPKLTIEMNRADPFFERDATGWEMIDVHSGRVDLHFQLPNNENRTVAYNEKTQEPEDIKYQHQKIPSQRHY
- a CDS encoding ABC transporter ATP-binding protein; the encoded protein is MNNNSITIKSIFRLAWHKKSALIKGQIFTLLSIIVSVPIPLMLPVMVDEVLLHKPEYIVPAIDRLFGSGSAFYYIALVAFAVIFLRFLYYFLGVVSTKIFTEISKYVTFMVRFRLLKHLQKTSMNAYETLGSGAISANLITDVNTLDAFIMSSASRFVASVLTLIAVGIVMIIINPVLGILILFVQPLIMFVSKKMSARVGELKKEENQAIAQFQENIGETLELFGQIKASNKEQHFFAKALEQAKKIQDTSNEFGFKSVAYEKLSYTIFLSVFELIRASGLLLVAYSDLSIGMMFAMFGYIWFIMTPVQDILSMQYSYASAKAALERINKVLTLKTETSGEKKLTANSVDISVKNLCFSYASSDKLILKGITFDVVYGSKIALIGASGSGKTTLAQIIAGFYEKTSGELRYNNIPTEELDKHSVRQKIFLVLQMPILFNASLRFNITMGHEDVSDDEIYKALEIAQLQDMLKSMPSGLETIVGHHGIRLSGGQRQRLSIARMIIANPSVVIFDESTSALDVHTEAKLFRALAPLLEQKTVITIAHRLSTVKNADMIYVLNEGEIVQRGTHKELEEQEGHYSEFLKEQLL